In one Solanum lycopersicum chromosome 11, SLM_r2.1 genomic region, the following are encoded:
- the LOC101248638 gene encoding glucan endo-1,3-beta-glucosidase 8, producing MGNRNIDDFLILYIFGIAFMGMFLRCFGSVGVNWGTMATHQLPPNSVVKMLIENGFDKVKLFEADEVILNALIGTEIEVMLAIPNYMLEDLSSNPIIADSWVEANVSVYAYPHGVKIRYVAVGNEPFLRTYNGTYLQYILPALKNVQEAINKAGLGAKVKATIPFNADIYFSPESNQVPSAGDFRPEVRDLTLQIVQYLYSNDAPFVVNIYPFLSLYGNIYFPLDFAFFDGSNKPVRDGDNVYTNVFDANFDTLVWSLKKAGFTDMKIVVGEVGWPTDGDKNANIENAMRFNQGLIKHCLSEQGTPARKGKKIEVYLFSLIDENAKSIAPGNFERHWGMFEFDGKPKYELDLSGRMQKDKGLVAVEGVNYMHKRWCILKPENAVTDADNAEDLPKNIDYACSLSDCTALGYGSSCNHLSTEGNASYAFNMYYQLKNQNSWDCDFDGLAVVTDEDPSDDKCRFPLMIAVGHSLEMLLPKKLLYVLLVAILLLMG from the exons ATGGGTAATCGAAATATCGATGATTTCTTGattctatatatttttggaattgCATTTATGGGTATGTTTTTAAGGTGTTTTGGGAGTGTTGGAGTGAACTGGGGTACAATGGCAACTCACCAATTACCCCCAAATAGTGTTGTGAAGATGTTGATAGAAAATGGATTTGATAAAGTGAAACTATTTGAAGCAGATGAAGTGATTTTGAATGCTTTAATTGGTACTGAAATTGAAGTAATGCTTGCAATTCCTAATTACATGTTAGAGGATTTGAGTTCTAATCCTATAATTGCTGATTCTTGGGTTGAAGCCAATGTCTCTGTTTATGCTTATCCTCATGGAGTCAAAATCAG GTATGTAGCAGTGGGAAATGAGCCATTTCTCCGAACGTACAACGGGACGTACCTGCAGTACATATTACCAGCACTGAAAAATGTTCAAGAAGCCATCAACAAAGCTGGATTAGGGGCAAAGGTGAAAGCAACTATCCCTTTCAATGCAGACATTTACTTCTCCCCTGAGTCAAATCAGGTACCCTCAGCTGGTGATTTCAGGCCAGAAGTGCGCGATTTGACCCTCCAGATTGTTCAATATCTGTATTCGAATGATGCCCCTTTCGTTGTCAACATCTATCCTTTCCTCAGTCTATATGGGaacatctactttccattagaCTTTGCTTTCTTTGATGGCTCAAACAAGCCTGTCAGAGATGGAGATAATGTGTACACAAACGTGTTTGATGCAAATTTCGATACACTTGTATGGTCGTTGAAGAAAGCTGGTTTCACTGACATGAAAATCGTAGTAGGAGAAGTAGGTTGGCCAACAGATGGAGACAAGAATGCTAATATCGAAAACGCAATGAGGTTTAACCAAGGATTGATCAAACATTGTTTGAGTGAACAAGGAACTCCTGCAAGAAAGGGCAAGAAGATAGAGGTTTATTTATTCAGCCTTATTGATGAGAATGCTAAAAGCATTGCTCCAGGTAACTTTGAGAGGCATTGGGGAATGTTTGAATTCGACGGAAAGCCTAAATACGAGCTAGATTTATCCGGGAGGATGCAGAAGGACAAAGGTTTGGTTGCAGTAGAAGGTGTAAACTATATGCACAAAAGGTGGTGTATACTTAAACCAGAAAACGCGGTAACAGATGCAgataatgcagaagacttaccAAAAAACATCGATTACGCGTGCAGTCTTTCAGATTGCACGGCTTTGGGATATGGCTCGTCCTGTAACCATCTTAGCACGGAAGGGAATGCGTCCTACGCTTTTAACATGTACTATCAGCTCAAGAATCAGAACAGTTGGGACTGTGATTTTGATGGCCTAGCTGTGGTGACTGATGAGGATCCGTCGGACGATAAATGCCGATTTCCGCTGATGATTGCTGTTGGTCACTCCCTGGAGATGCTGTTGCCCAAGAAGCTGTTGTATGTCTTACTTGTTGCTATTCTCCTCTTGATGGGATGA